The following are encoded in a window of Amycolatopsis solani genomic DNA:
- a CDS encoding MBL fold metallo-hydrolase: MSGFNLRFLGHSTVRLELGGRVVLTDPVLTARVGGLTRVVPPPPPESYAGVDLVLLSHLHGDHLHPPSLKLLGRDTRVVVPKGAGSWLAKKGFRRVEEIAPGETLTDGGLTVTATEAVHSGHRWGPRLTHGPQSPAVGHLVKAAGTTVYNAGDTDLFAGMAAFGPVDVALLPVWGWGPNLGPGHLDPARAAKAAELVRARAAVPVHWGTLAVPGLRRTARMRRLLADPPRVFAAEVRKHGIATEVLFTEPGAEVVLPAREDRA; this comes from the coding sequence GTGAGCGGCTTCAACCTGCGATTCCTCGGCCATTCGACCGTCCGGCTGGAACTCGGTGGCCGGGTCGTGCTGACCGACCCGGTGCTCACCGCGCGCGTCGGCGGGCTCACCCGGGTCGTCCCGCCGCCACCGCCGGAGAGCTACGCCGGCGTCGACCTCGTGCTGCTCTCCCACCTGCACGGCGACCACCTCCACCCGCCCTCGCTCAAGCTGCTCGGCCGGGACACCCGCGTCGTCGTCCCGAAAGGCGCCGGGAGCTGGCTCGCCAAGAAGGGCTTCCGGCGCGTCGAAGAGATCGCGCCCGGCGAGACCCTGACCGACGGCGGGCTGACCGTCACGGCCACCGAAGCCGTCCATTCCGGGCACCGGTGGGGGCCGCGGCTCACCCACGGCCCGCAGAGCCCCGCCGTCGGGCACCTGGTCAAGGCCGCGGGCACGACGGTCTACAACGCGGGCGACACCGACCTCTTCGCCGGGATGGCGGCCTTCGGCCCGGTCGACGTCGCCCTGCTGCCGGTCTGGGGCTGGGGGCCGAACCTCGGGCCCGGCCACCTGGACCCGGCCCGCGCCGCGAAGGCCGCCGAACTCGTCCGGGCCCGCGCCGCCGTGCCCGTGCACTGGGGCACCCTCGCCGTGCCGGGGCTGCGGCGGACCGCCCGGATGCGCCGGCTGCTCGCCGACCCGCCGCGGGTGTTCGCGGCCGAAGTGCGCAAGCACGGCATCGCCACCGAAGTCCTGTTCACCGAGCCCGGCGCCGAAGTCGTGCTCCCGGCGCGTGAGGACCGCGCGTGA